A section of the Oryza sativa Japonica Group chromosome 1, ASM3414082v1 genome encodes:
- the LOC4326692 gene encoding transcription factor bHLH144, with amino-acid sequence MQRDPTAFTGNPSFAYGHEADGYIANGPLGGQCNYRVPVSPAFGAPSGMTSPQLRTSLGGFEFQPSKVCPRNFIIFDQTDDKGRIMCHPALVSKLNPSATNAFPSYPEPICRSSGQDNGNLEEVSSSFKEDTREIDALLSSDEESDEDDVKSTGRTPDCFESDSLDSSSPPRSRKMHHSSSQSSVFHGSMDTVTHERMRNMVTVLRGIIPGGDQLDTASVIEEAVRYLKFLKMEAKKLGVEVSDN; translated from the coding sequence ATGCAGAGGGATCCAACAGCATTCACTGGAAACCCTTCCTTTGCTTATGGACATGAAGCAGATGGTTATATCGCAAATGGACCCTTGGGTGGTCAGTGCAACTACAGGGTTCCTGTTTCACCTGCCTTTGGTGCCCCTTCAGGCATGACCAGTCCTCAACTCCGAACCTCACTCGGTGGATTTGAGTTTCAGCCTTCCAAGGTATGCCCCAGAAACTTCATCATCTTTGATCAAACTGATGACAAAGGGCGCATCATGTGTCATCCTGCATTGGTGAGCAAGCTAAACCCTTCAGCCACCAATGCTTTCCCTTCCTATCCCGAGCCAATTTGCAGAAGTTCCGGCCAAGATAACGGAAACCTGGAAGAAGTTTCCTCATCTTTCAAGGAGGATACAAGAGAGATTGATGCACTGCTAAGCTCTGATGAAGAAAGCGATGAAGATGATGTCAAGAGTACTGGGCGTACTCCGGACTGCTTCGAGAGTGATTCCCTTGATTCATCTTCACCACCAAGGTCTAGGAAAATGCATCATTCTTCTAGCCAGAGTTCAGTCTTCCATGGATCCATGGACACTGTTACTCATGAGAGGATGAGAAATATGGTCACAGTTCTTAGGGGAATAATCCCTGGTGGAGACCAATTGGATACAGCCTCTGTCATTGAAGAAGCTGTTAGATACCTGAAGTTTCTCAagatggaggcgaagaaacttGGCGTGGAGGTTTCGGATAACTAG